A region from the Candidatus Krumholzibacteriia bacterium genome encodes:
- a CDS encoding outer membrane beta-barrel protein: MTRLVTILLVALAGITAGQSHASDRWSWELRTGLDPVAGDLGGSDLGTGAGFEATLAYRIQPHLAAYAGWGWHHFGTGDRLTDGSLEQTGYSFGLQFVHPVGGGRLGYFVRGGAVLRHFELENADGDVVDDSGHGWGWELGAGLDIALGGAWSLRPGLTYRSLARDVTIEGEGLGVEVGGVDLEIGLARSF; this comes from the coding sequence ATGACACGCCTCGTCACGATCCTTCTCGTCGCCCTCGCCGGAATCACGGCCGGGCAATCCCACGCCTCCGATCGCTGGAGCTGGGAGCTCCGAACCGGCCTCGACCCCGTCGCGGGCGATCTCGGCGGCTCCGACCTCGGGACGGGCGCCGGTTTCGAGGCCACCCTGGCCTATCGGATCCAGCCGCACCTCGCGGCCTACGCGGGTTGGGGCTGGCACCACTTCGGCACCGGGGACCGGCTCACCGACGGCTCGCTGGAGCAGACGGGGTACAGCTTTGGCCTGCAGTTCGTTCATCCGGTCGGCGGGGGCCGCCTCGGGTACTTCGTCCGCGGTGGGGCGGTGCTCCGGCACTTCGAACTCGAGAACGCCGACGGCGACGTCGTCGACGACTCGGGACACGGCTGGGGTTGGGAGCTCGGTGCCGGGCTGGACATCGCCCTGGGCGGTGCGTGGAGTCTGCGTCCCGGCCTGACGTACCGCTCCCTCGCGCGGGACGTCACGATCGAGGGGGAGGGCCTCGGCGTCGAGGTCGGAGGCGTCGACCTCGAGATCGGGCTGGCCCGCT